The following proteins are encoded in a genomic region of Chloracidobacterium sp.:
- a CDS encoding NADH-quinone oxidoreductase subunit J produces the protein MPASRSFCDLDVISPENPIFGAIAEFGVFISLACIYVTLAAPFIATVQILVYAGAIGVVGRLCPYAAQS, from the coding sequence TTGCCGGCCTCGCGATCCTTTTGCGATCTCGATGTTATATCACCGGAAAATCCGATCTTTGGCGCGATCGCTGAATTTGGTGTTTTCATTTCGCTCGCGTGCATTTATGTGACTTTAGCAGCACCGTTCATCGCGACCGTGCAGATCCTGGTCTATGCCGGAGCGATAGGTGTTGTTGGTCGTCTTTGTCCTTATGCTGCTCAATCTTGA